From the genome of Grus americana isolate bGruAme1 chromosome 4, bGruAme1.mat, whole genome shotgun sequence:
GCTGGGAAGGTGTCCAGTTAGTATCTTATATATGAAACTTTTTTGGCAGGTTTAGAGGCTCAAGTACTTTAGTTTAATGTTGGAGAGTTAATGAGAAATATAAAGTAGAATATAAAGTTACTGTCATGGATTGCAAATATTAATGACTTTTCAAGTTGTGttattaatgacttttttttcaagttttgtaaacataaaaaggaagcctttcccttccttcaaTACTCTAGAACTTTTTGCTTAGACATTTTAGGTTAAGAGTGACTTGTGTTCTTCCAGatgcatgtgatttttttgttttctttttttctgtactgaatCAGAGGGTTAGTGAAACCAACTCAGAAACCATTAAGCCCCTTGTTAGGGAGAGTCAGTAAGAGGAATAGATGAGAACTGTGCTGAGATCTTTAATTAAGCATGCTGCATAACAGAGGTAGAGAGGATTCAGTGACAAAGGACTGGAACAATTTGAATTAGCATTGTTTCAAAAACTTCCATGCGATGTTTAGAATGAGTCATTCAAAGTtattagaaaataagaaaaaggagaTGTATTACAGTCATTAAAATCCTCTTCAtcacaggagaaaatatttgtacatCTTGCAAGTGTTAATAATTCAAATGGTAGCCTATAGAGTGAGACTTGCAGGACTTTCTAGCAATTACATACAGTATGAATTTTACATTTGCTGAGTACCACATGAATAACCCAGTGATTCCAGGGAGGGTGCTTTTCCCATCTGGGTGTATGGCATCTTGGCAGGAGATGGAtttcctgctctccctgcagTGAATTCACTATGGTACAGGCACTTACTTCATCCTACTGCTGCCACAAGTGTTCACAAAATCTCAGTTTCCTGATCACGAGAAACATTCAAATGCTTTATTACTTGTGTTATGGGCCTCACTCCAGTTAAGTTCCCTTGAGTGTCAGGGTAGTTGAGctgtgaaaaatggaaagagatcACATCAGGGAAGAGGAGTAGAGGAACCATAGCAGGAATACAGTAGTGCAGATATGTTAGTTCAGGTAGTGCTTGGAACTTGCAGAGTTTTGTTTCTATCTGCTAATCAGCAGAAGATACGAACTACTGTTGTAATGCAAGgctttttaaatcaaagagACCACAATTTAACTGCCAAAATGTGCCATACCTCAAGATAAGGGTTTAGGTAAACTTAGGAAGCCATGTATGACTTCAAAAGTGAGCTAAGGACTAAATTCACTTAAACATTTTTGACTTGTTTTCTATCATTTAATAATTAACTTAATCAGGAGAAACGTTTGTACTAGTTTACAAATGTATTATTGCCTAAAAAATACATGTACAGAGCACCATCTAGTGCAGGATATCACTAACATAAAAGCCTTTCTGCTCATATGTCACTTGTCTGTATTTAGCTAATTTAATTAGCTAATTTAGCTAATTTAACTATCATGTTGCAGAAAATGCTAGCCCAGTGGCTCCTGTGGCAATATAATTTTGCAATTACATGAGAGACCATGGATTGAAGATTACTTGGGATCTTTAGCAAGGACAACAAAACTGGATGCACTGAAATTCAGGTAATCATTTGTGAGAATCATATACTTGTAAGAAGAATCTGCTTATCTTCCTACCCACCGTGTTGGGTAATATATCCATTAAATAATTCAATCCAATCTGTTTATAAACTAGGTTGGACACTGATTCTCACAATAGATTTAGAGATCCAAGTGCCATTTCAGTTGCCATACACCATTTAGCTGCTCAGAGCCTTTGCTCAGCTTCCGCAGAACCTCTAAGCTACCCAGGTTCCTTAAGCCAGGTGTTCACAGGTATGCAAACCATGACTAACTGGCAAGATTAAAGATCTGACTGTCAttaagaagagaagaaaagaagaaaggaagaaagcttAGATTCTATAGGACACaggtaaaataaatttatacaCAGGTATTTACAAGTTGCTgaggaaggatggaaaaaagTGAGCTacagggttgggtttggtttttttttcgtAAAGGCCATATTTTGGTTCTTCTGGAAGCACACAAACATATGAATTTGGCCCCAGGGTTGTTTAATCAATGTTTGGATATCAACATTATGTTTCTGATGCAAACTATTTAGTATTAGAGTGGGATTAAGAGGAACTGTCTTAGTTAATTGAAGATGTAGCAATGACAAGCTGAATTTCATCCTGCACTAAACAAAGATTAAGATGGCCCTCAGGTACTTGGAAAAGATGATTTTTGGATGAACACTATGTAttcaacaaaaaattaattaaatgtcAAAGAGCCACTATCACTGTCAAGTTTTACATTCTCATTGAACATGCACTTTAACAGAAAATGATAACTTTTCTCTGAGCGTATATTGCATGTGGATTTTGGCTGAATGCTTGAAACCTTGCTGATTTCCCAATTCTCAGACTTAGTCTGACAAAACAGTAAGCATAAACTCATATTCATTTCAAAGTACCTCCTGGTTTTGAATAGCTCCagtttttgctttcaaagttgACCTCTTAatagacaatttaaaaaaaaaaaaagagaaataagtggaaatttttgaaaatttagaTATGGAATACTTCCCTGGAtactttttctgctctttctacCTCTTTTACAACTGCCAAAGAGAACCTAGTactgaagaaaaagctgcattttcattctttttgagCTAATGAGGAGTAAACTAAAGGAATATGATAGGAATGTTCACAGACCTGGCAAGCTGTGGTTTCATTCCCTTTTCTGGGTATACCATTTTGCTAACAGTGAGGAGAACTAGCTTTGACAGAACAAAATGTTATATTTACTAAAGGGGTTCAAGAATTGGTGTCAGGAGTAGCAGTTTTGGGAATGGTGGGAAGAGGAAGGCTTTAGCTAGGCAGTAGAGCTGAAGAGAAGTTTCCACTGGAAGGCAGTAGGTCAGATTGCAGTACCTCAGCTCTGTCAATCCGTACTAGACATTCTAGGAAAAACATACGTTGTAGCATATAAGGCTCTTTTACTGCTCATGTAATTCACCTGGGCTTGTGGTTTCCATTCTTTTAATGtccaaaatgttttgcaaatggaagaaaatagacaactgaaaatataaagatGTTTCTCTTGAACTAATATTacaaaaagatgcatttttgaTTACACGTTGCTGTTAGCTATCATTATGTTCTTTATTAAATCATGACTGACAAAAATTTTTCCTTGATATTTCCTTGATTCTTATTCTTCTTCTGTTGGGTTATATGATTTGTATCAAATGGTATGTATTAATTTTCAGCTATTTGGGAGTTACGTTGTTCTGTCTAATTCCTGAACAAATAAACTGGTCTTTGTTCTGCTATCTTGTAAGAATAAAGACTACCTTAGAATATATTTATACCTGTtgaggaaataaattaatacaaacAGGCAAGCCAGGCAGATAAAAGAATTCTCTTCCAAGCTGTACTCTGTTGTCTAGTAGCTATTTAAACttgccttttgaaaataaagggtTTGTTTATTTGAGAACAACTATACGATCATTTTGAATTACAACACTTTCACATGTTTGTCATGTGGCCAAAAAGTTTTATTACACAAAGAAAGGCCATAGAAAGATGGCGGGaattaaatactgtatttacaTATTGCTAGCAGTATGCCTCATGCTTTTCAGACTGCTAGGATATCAAAATCCTTGTTCTGAAAAGCATTCAGTCCAAACAAACATATAAATACATTGTAAGATGTATAAAGAAAGATTTGATTCTCCTTCATTTTGTGATTTCCAATAGAGAAAGGGAGTCAAATTTTACATCAAAATATGACAGAAGCACCCTAACTCAGCTCAAATCTTTCATTAGCATTCTTGTAAGTAAATAGGATGGGTTTATGctgcagcaaacaaaaaaattactgcagatTTTATGAGCACCATCTGTACATGTTCAGAGTCTTTTTTGTGTGCTAGAAATCCAACTTTGCCGTACTTAAATCCTTTgtgtctttcatttaaattatatgGACTATGATCTGTCTTGATACTCTCCAAATACATGAGCtaatctttccattttcctgtgaaaaacTCAGAGTGTTTTTACAATTTCTACATAATGCCATCCATGGTTTTGCAAAGAATTAAATCCTTCTCCTCTTAGAgtagaaaaagaatttgaaaatcaCGATGGGAAATACTGTACTTACAACATCTTTATAAACTACTCCAAAACTTCCATTGTTTTATTACCTATATACCTACAGACTTACTCATAGAGTTACACAGGAGttcattttaaattctgtaacaAAATTGGATAAAAATACATATCAGTTGTTCTGTTTCAATGTTGAatgctaaatatatatataagtatatacatacacacacatacataggCTGGTATGCCTTCCTGtcagaaacagaatttaatttgGTTTAACTGCTTAAACAAGGTTCCAGATAAGCAGCTGTAGAGCTATCCATTAGTTCTGTCATGCAGGGGTACAGGGATGTGCTAAAGGCTAGAAATCTCTAGCAGAGTATCTACTGATACATCACAAAAAAGACTAGATTATCTAGAATACCTGCTATTACCACAAAAAGCACAGACCGCAAAACCTCTCTACTGCAGATTTTTATCAGCACCATTTTTACATGGTAATGTTCTTTTTAGCTGCCTGAACCtcatctttttctctatttaattccctttttttttaagtgtaatcTGATTTATCTTATTGAGTGAGATTGTTTCATATGAacatctcttttttcccctagttgTTCTACACATCCTCTCTCTCTTATTCCATGCAATTCTTTCAATGATTCTTGCCAAACTTTTGGGTTTGGAGGatggaaatggaaggaaaaatggcCATGCACGGAGTTATCATTCAGCTGACCTGTATTCATATCAACATAGTTATATATTAACTAATCAtggaaccatagaatggtttgggttggaagggaccttaaagatcgtctagttccaaccccctgctacaggcagggacaccctccactagaccaggttgcccaaagactcatccaacctggtcttaaacacttccagggacatGACATgtacagcttctctgggcaacctgtgccagtgcctcgccaccctcacagtaaagaatttcttcctaatacctaatctaaatctaccttctttcagtttaaagccgcaaccccttgtcctatcactacatgcccttgtaaaaaatCCCTCTCCAGGGACTTTTTGCCAACAGTTAGTTTCAAATATGTTAAGCTTGACTGAAACTGGCTGCCAGGTTCAAAACTTGTATTtggacagagggagagaaactgGCAGTCCaaccacaaaagcaaaattattttaggaaagCAGGGAAATAAAAGTACTCAAGTTTGGCTCAGATCCATGTgttatttaaaatcttaatttgcATCTGCTCAGCAGAAATGGATTACATTTCATCAGATAGCTTTCTAGAGAGTGTTCCTATCTTCCCCATGGCAGCAAGCACTAATTAGCGATTCTTGTTATTACAGCGTGTTAGAGTCTATTGTGGTGCTAGGCACAAAAGCCAGGGTAGGCAGTGTCTCTCTTACAATTTTTCTTATACAAGAAAAATGTGGATCTGCAGCTTGAGAAGGGGGAAAGCCCAGGGAGCCAAGACAAAGACataggaaaaggagaagataaTAGGCTTAGAAGCAGAACCACTTTGAAGTGACTGAACAGGACATTAGAACTTGGAGAGTTGTGGAGTCTAACAGATACATAAAGAAAGTAAAGATTTATAGAGTTAAGCACTAAGAACCTCTAAAATGCCAGATTTTAGTTGCACATGAAATACACTTCCCTTTACACATGCATTATGATAGTCTATGTTCAAAGCATAGCTCACAATAAAATTAGTTGCAGCTTTTGTTATTTAGCCTTTTGGTAAACTCCACATGTCAATATATTAAAGTCCAGGTTTTGTTACCAAATGTTACCAAAAATAAGAAAGGCGTAATGATTaccaagaagaagaaaggcgTAATTACTGACTATCTAAAAATGCTAGATTGAAATGAAGTGACCAGCCCTACAAATGCTTCAGCAACAACAGACAATCCACTCCTGCATGCTGGGTTCAATTGATTCTAGCCTGGTAGcattccttctcttccttcagttCCCTGCCTCATTCTTTATACTTTTTATGTATGCTATGTACAGAACACAGGCAACAAATACATCAGAGGAATTTACAGGCAAGTCACTTCTAAAGCCTTGAATCATTCCAAAGAAAGTATGTTCCATCCACTGAGTAAACCAGCCTTACACTtgtatttaaatagttttttgTTGTAATACGTacaattcattttcatttttgagacAACACACTGAcaatactgttttttaaaagatgaaaggaTTTGTAGTTACTGCAGAAGTTAAAAATTCTCCATGTTGATGAAGATGTCCTTATTCCTAGGTGAATgcctgcctttttaaaaaaatcctgtacaCATATTAGCACTAGTATTTGTATCTACAGATTCATAGGCCAGATTGTTTTCTCATTTACATCTCATAAAATTACTGGTTGCAGAGGAATTTTTCCAGACTTACATATGCATAGATGAGAAGCAAAAATCTGCCCATCTGTTTTAATTTGGATTGATTTGCTAAAAGATTAACTAGATAAATCGTCTTAATAAAATACTTAAGCAATATTAGGTTCAAAGTCTTCTGGTCTGACCTTCATGACAACAGATTTCAGAGAATACCACCACCCATGCCAAGTGTACCAAACAATCCCGTTGTCTGTCTTTGCAGTATAGGGGCCTTTGTAGTACAACCCGTTCAAGTTGGCAGAGTGACACCTGGtggaaaagtaaagaaaaacagaaataagccCTCCTGTCGAAAAGTTGCAAGCATTTGTAGTTTCTGTGAGAGTCAAAAATTTGGCCATGCTGATAACAGCCCACTTTGACAGCTgcaaaaaatttgcatttgtgGACTTCAGTGTGCCTAAATAATAACAGTTTGATAAGGGCACAACTGCTTTTAGCACCTTCGAAACAAAAGGGTTTGTTGTCTTTCCACATGTTTTCTGACATTACTAGCTCCCTGAGTTTTACCTGCTAATCTGTTTCATTGGAGAATTATTCCACAATCGTTCAGGTCATGGGTGGCAGCAGGGCATACACCAAGCAAAACTTTGGGAAAGAAatactgtgctgctttttgttgttcCAGAGTAGCCCCTCATAAGTTTTGCAGTTACCCCACAAGGTGTTTCGTATGACAAAACCTGAATACCACCATCGGTTTGCCTATTGTGGACTTCTGTTTACAAACAGATTAAACCTGACAGCCAGTTAAACATATGTATACCAATTCACTGGATGATTGAGCTGGCACTTTATTTGACTATACGAAGTACGTTCTTTTTTGGGTTCTTTAACGCACTGAAGCAGAAATGCTGTTACAGTTTATTAAATATAGtggttaaaacaaacaaacaaacaaaagcatagCAAAACCCAAAAGGCTTGAATAGGTCCCAGCACATACTTCAACAACCTTCAtactcattttatttctacaaGAAAGAAGTTTAGATCCTTATGTGACCATATGGAGGGCAAATCAGTTGTTTCTTCTGTAGCACATTGCAATGAATCAGCTTGGTTTATCTGCCAATTCAGTATTTTGTTGTAAGTGCTGTTAATATCTAGCTGTCAAACACCATGATGGATTTCAAAAGCAGACTCCAGAAAATATGCAAACAGAAACCAGTCCAAATGAACCTTATGGATATTATTACTAGCAAATCTTAGTCTCTTTGGCTTTGCTTACACTTACATTAACAACAGTTTTTGAGAACTGAAATGCAAACTGTGATAAAAGCCTCACAGGAAAATTCTTATATGTATATGCTTATTCATTGCTTACAGGTTTTAAGCTCAGTTTTGGTAATGTGTTAGTTGAAAGCTTATAAACTGCAGATATCAAAAGTGACTTTGTTTTCAAGAATGGTAAACTTGTATCAGAGCTGACATTATCTTTCTAGCCATACAAATTTTGTGTTGAGCAGGCACTCTGTCTACATTGAATCAAAACACAGATTTCAGTAGAAGAATCATAATTACTAAGAGGTATCTAGATCAACCGAACCCCTTCTTGTACTTCCTTTGATGGAAGAAGGCAAAACATCTTTTTGTCAACAGTAACAACTCTTAATTAGTGCTGGGAGGcaccaacagcaaaacaaacacagtATTCTGGTAAGCAACCAGATGCTGTCTGAAGTAACTGGACATACTAAAGAAACAACTGGCATGTGATTATTGATATGATATTCTGAAGCAACACTCATGATTCACAAGTCAATAAACACCTTAAAGTTAGCCTatattcctcctttctttctgataggctaatttttaaagtaaaaaactGCACTGCAATAGTTTCAAAAGTCAACTCTCAATTATCTGTGGACATTTTATCTGAATTATGTATTAACTGTATCACAGATGCAGAGAGATGGAGTTGGTTCCCTGAGAACTGTTTTAATTCTGCCCGGACTTACTGACTCCCGTATAGCCCCACATGGATGTAGCTATGCTGTCTCCAGGATGATTGCTGAGGCAGGAAGCCTGAGTTAGTGAGATCTGTGACCCCAACTTGATGCCTGGCAGATCCACTGTGATCATCCATGCATGGTGTAACTAAAACTGGAAGTGCTGGGGAGAGAATAAGCTCATGTCCAACAAGACTCGTTAGCTCTTCTTTTACCAATTATGAACCTACTGACCATTGCAATGCCCTGGATGCAGGAAAGCTTATGACCTGGGTGTAGGACCAGAGTGAACCTAGCTCTGTGGATTTGCATCCAAGCTGAATATCTCTTCTAGAGTTTTGCTTACAAAAGAATGGAGAGacacatttttctgcagaagtcCAGGATAACAAGTGCTGAGCTGGAGCAAGACCAGTGGCTTTAAACTAGATCTAAGTGACTTCCATGTGGCCTTACTTGTGTCACATCCCTTGGTACTCATATTATCTGggcatttctgtatttcattagtTCACATAGCACAGAGCTGGCTATAAAAAATTCCTTCATAGCTGGGAGCTCCTATACAAACCAGCCAAGAACACTAATTCCTTCTATGTTTGCTAATCTGTGCATGACGAATATGTGTTCTGagtgctttcctttctctgccagTACTGTTCTTTTGGGTAGGATTTAAGGATACTGAAATTTTCTAGTATTTTGCAGTATTCAGTTTTATGTTAGGTTTAGCATAAAAAAGTCAGCAGCAATGCAGTGGAATAACACTATTAGTAACTCATTTTCATTATCCAGATAGACAGTCACTTTAAGAGCACGAGCTACACAGCCATAATAGGAACTAGCCTGGTAGGAGTCAGCTATCTTTAGTAGTTACGTAGCACCAACTACATATTAATTAAGGTATTAATAACTGTCAAGTTCGGCCATACAGCTACTTTTGCAAGAGTACTTCCGGACCAAtccaataataaaaaaaaaaaaagtttttaaaagacaaaaaacgTATGCACTTGACTTGGTTATTCACTCTCAATGAACTCCATGGCATGGTATCAGAGTTTTATGTCACTTGAGGTCTAGATATTCCTCTAAATCCACAAAAGTTCTGATTTCACAGGAAAATGATCTCCAACACAGTTGCCTTTCCCTTTTATATCTTAGCTTTCATGAGAACTGCAAAAAAACTTTGTCtacatgtgatttttttccatgtctcaAACATTCTGCTGACCTACTATCTgtgcaaatatattaaaatgtattaaaataagtaattaaTTGTGAAACATTGAGTTAATAGCTACATCATATCAGCTAAGGTGGTCACAGACTACTTATGGAAACAGAATTTGGAAAATGAGGagttaaaaaacagaaacaaaggatgacacaacagagagaaacaatGGAGTTGATCCAACCTGGCAGCTCTTGCGAAGTGAACTGAGATCACAGTGAAAGAGTAGTATGCTTCCCTGAGTTGTATTTTAAACCTCTCTATTATACAGCTAGATTACACAGTTTCTCTTCATGGCTATATTCATCTAATTAATTAAGGGAAAGAACATAGCTGCCTATACAGACCATGCTAAGGCTACCAGTTTTATCCTTTCTGTTTGAATTGATATTCTACATGTAAGtaggatttaaaaaatcttttactgaacgctatttaaaaaaatcttcctctCAGTCCAGCCATACTCACTGACAGAAACTGAGTGGACTCATTCCCATCTTGATATAGAAGGAATAATAAGAGTGAGATGCTGTGAACTGAAGTGAGAAAAATGAGGCTTAATAACGTGGCACTAGCTTAACTTGTCAGATATTCTGCAGTACTGCCACATCTGGTCTAGTGCAATGCACCAGAAATGCAAGAATGAAGTACAAGAGGGATACGTCTGCAAAATCTACATGACCTACTTGTGTAAGAACTGGTTACCTTAAAGGGGCAGAATTATCTTCTTACTGTCTGATAACAAAGATGACCAAAGCCTATGGCAAATGCCATTATCACAGACCAGCTTGAGCTGTGCGGTAGGTGCTGTCCCTTCGAAGGTGAGTCTCAGTCTTACCAGCACTGAGATCTCTGGTAGGGGTCAAGGGCAGATTGCAAATATCATAAACAATGCCAATCCCATCTTCTACCATATGTTATTACTGTATGAATACACATGAAGCAGAATAGTTGACAACACtaatataaaatcaaaatacCTGTTAAACCACCAGCCAgccttttcctcttcagcaCAGTTCCCTTCATAGTTGTCATTATCCCTGTCTCTAGTACTGAATTTCATTCCTCGATGATCAGCCCACCATTTTACTTCAGGATGAAATCCACCAGTAAGGGAATCACCAGCTGTACCAGAGTACTCACCACAGCTCATCTCATAAGAATgctaatgaaaaatgtgaagaaaaaaaaatccaatatgTCTTTAACCTTTACCATGTCTGAGAGTGAAACCAcaaagaggaaattaatctgTTCCATTTGCCACTATTTTTATGCTCGGAAACATCATGCCACTTAACCAGCATGTACTACATAATGAAGGGGTGTAAAGATGTTTACCCGGGGTAAAATTTGTCAATAACCTTATGTATAAATgacataataaaaacaatattaGAGTTACTTTGCAGTACATATTACCAATCAGAATATAATGTTCCATTATTGTTGGTAATAtcaacaaaaatagaaaaactgcttttatcCATGGCTGCTAAACCAAATGATTCATACATCTTACAGAAAGTGTGAAACTGCTGTATCAATGTAAACCACTATTattacatatttgaaaattcCAAGCatttgtaagaaagaaaatatgataaTAAGGTTCTACACAAACCTTTATGAAAATTAGGGAACTTGTATGTTTATTGTCTGTCTACAGAAtccacattttcattaaaacctCCAGTCattattcaatattttattaCCTCTTCACCTGCAACTCTGAATCTTGCATATTGTGCAAAACGCCGTTCTCCTTCAAAATCAGTTAGATCAATTCTTAAAGTATAGTTCCCTTAAGAAATAAcaacacaaattattttggttAAACTAGCCTATCTCACTACTTTTCAGAACAGAGTATTATAGCAGAAGATTATAATACTATGTTTTTATCATGAATCTCATTTCTATCATCACAGCATATTTTATGGGAGTTTATCTTCTTTATGCATATTAAAGCATATCTTCCTATTCTTTGTCTTTATTCACCTGATtcagcttagaaaaaaattagaattattCCAATACAGATTTTCAAGTGTAGAcaaaaaatctctaaaaaaaTGGCCCTATGGACTTTATATTTTAGTAAGTTATTTGAGGTGGTAATGAAAGGATAGTGAGAATCAATCAATAAGTGTACACCtaagaaaattagatttttataCTTTGAAGATAAAAGTTATACTAGGACCACATCCTGTTGGCATTGATTTCCATATGAATTAGCTGGCTAAGTTAATGGGTAAGTTTTGTATATGCAGCATTTCACAGCAAAGCTGAAGTTTTCTTAGATTGAGTGACCATTAGAAAGATGGAAATAGCTTTCTAAGACTAGCCTAATCAACAGGACAGGCCTATATTTACCTTCATGTAATAGCCTATGCAGCCATGTAATACCCTGACTAAATGAACTGGTACTCTGGACTGTTAGTGATACTGACTGTGAAATGGGTTGAGACAATTATTTTAAGGTATACTCCTATCTACTGTTGCAGGGGCTCCCTGCACGCCGCTGGCCTCACAACAGTTTTGAACCTTTTGTTAGAAAACATATattcaaatgtgttttgttctgaaacTTGGAAAAGTCCATGCAGACTAACAACAGAACTCAGGATTTATGCTAACAAAAAGGGTAACAAAAAATGGCctggaaagagcaaagaaacagaaacaatagAAGACTATTGTTACAATACAGATCTTACCTTGATTAGTCaaataatgaagatttttatttccaagcCAATATTCACCAtttgtcaaaacaaaatttCCAAAGCCTTCTTCATAGTCATTCCAGACTCTGAAAAGAGtataaaatactaatttatcAAAAAAGCAAGTTTGCTTGGATGTTTATTTTATCATACAATCATAGGTCACAGAATAATTCAATTTGGAAGGAACCTCAGGAGGTAATCTAGTCCAACTTCCTGCTCAAGGCGGGGCTAGCCAtgagatcagaccaggttgctcaggacttgtccagtcaggtcttgaaaacctccaaggatggagactgcacatCCTCTTCGGGCAACCTGCTGACTGTTCTCAtggtgaaaaagtttttccttatatccagtctGAACTTCTCTTGTTTCAACT
Proteins encoded in this window:
- the FGL1 gene encoding fibrinogen-like protein 1; protein product: MKILIMIDFVLAASMMDAIGSSDPQNCFQEQIRLQGQVRLLEHRVKQQQLKIVQLLEKKEIQYSDRGDENSVIDLGGKRQYSDCAEIYNDGHKQSGFYKMKPIQSPTEFLAFCDMSEGGGWTVFQRRSDGSQNFDRVWNDYEEGFGNFVLTNGEYWLGNKNLHYLTNQGNYTLRIDLTDFEGERRFAQYARFRVAGEEHSYEMSCGEYSGTAGDSLTGGFHPEVKWWADHRGMKFSTRDRDNDNYEGNCAEEEKAGWWFNRCHSANLNGLYYKGPYTAKTDNGIVWYTWHGWWYSLKSVVMKVRPEDFEPNIA